A part of Cydia strobilella chromosome 15, ilCydStro3.1, whole genome shotgun sequence genomic DNA contains:
- the LOC134747882 gene encoding probable methylmalonate-semialdehyde/malonate-semialdehyde dehydrogenase [acylating], mitochondrial isoform X2 yields MTRQQLMFKFARLLRENHSELAAKITEEQGKTTADAEGDVLRGIQLVEHCCSITSLQLGDCIQNIAKDMDTHSYKVPLGVVAGVAAFNFPVMIPLWMFPAALVTGNTCLIKPSEQDPGATLAMVDLLTEAGAPPGVVNVVHGTHDTVNFFCDHPDIKAVSFVGGDAAGKHIYSRASAAGKRVQSNMGAKNHGVIMPDANKEHTLNQLAGAAFGAAGQRCMALSTAVFVGEAKQWIPDLVARAKALKVNAGHVPGTDVGPIISPRAKDRILRLVESGVKEGAKLVLDGRNVKVPGFEKGNFVGPTILTGVTPTMECYKEEIFGPVLICLFVDTLDEAIQMINKNPYGNGTAVFTTNGATARKFSSEIDVGQVGVNVPIPVPLSMFSFSGSRGSFLGTNHFCGKQGLDFYTELKTVVSYWRQSDVSHTKAAVSMPTQQ; encoded by the exons ATGACTCGCCAGCAACTTATGTTCAA ATTCGCTCGCCTCCTCCGTGAGAACCACAGCGAGCTGGCCGCGAAAATCACAGAGGAACAAGGCAAGACCACGGCTGACGCTGAAGGAGATGTACTTCGCGGCATTC AGCTAGTGGAGCACTGCTGCAGCATCACGAGCCTGCAGCTGGGCGACTGCATCCAGAACATCGCCAAGGACATGGACACGCACAGCTACAAGGTGCCGCTCGGTGTTGTGGCTG GAGTGGCCGCCTTCAACTTCCCTGTGATGATCCCCCTGTGGATGTTCCCGGCTGCGCTCGTGACCGGCAACACCTGCTTGATCAAGCCGTCGGAGCAGGACCCCGGGGCCACCCTCGCTATGGTGGACCTGCTCACTGAGGCTGGAGCACCACCTGGTGTAGTCAAT GTTGTCCACGGCACGCACGACACCGTGAACTTCTTCTGCGACCACCCCGACATCAAGGCTGTGTCGTTTGTTGGTGGAGATGCCGCGGGCAAACACATCTACTCAAGGGCTTCTGCTGCTG GCAAGCGAGTGCAGAGCAATATGGGAGCTAAAAACCACGGCGTGATCATGCCGGACGCCAACAAGGAGCACACGCTCAACCAGCTCGCCGGCGCGGCCTTCGGCGCCGCCGGACAGCGTTGCATGGCGCTCAGCACCGCCGTCTTCGTGG GTGAGGCGAAGCAATGGATCCCAGACCTAGTGGCCCGTGCGAAGGCGTTGAAAGTAAATGCTGGCCACGTGCCCGGCACCGACGTGGGGCCGATCATCTCCCCGCGCGCTAAGGACAGGATCCTGCGGCTGGTCGAATCTG GAGTGAAGGAAGGCGCTAAGCTGGTGCTCGACGGACGCAACGTCAAGGTTCCCGGTTTCGAGAAAGGCAACTTCGTCGGGCCCACCATCCTCACCGGCGTAACACCGACCATGGAATGCTACAAGGAAGAGATCTTCGGCCCGGTCCTCATCTGCCTGTTCGTTGATACCCTCGATGAAGCCATCCAGATGATCAACAAGAACCCCTACGGCAACGGCACAGCAGTGTTCACCACCAACGGAGCGACCGCACGCAAGTTCTCCTCGGAAATCGACGTTGGACAAGTCGGCGTCAACGTCCCCATCCCTGTCCCACTATCTATGTTCTCTTTCTCCGGCAGTCGCGGCAGCTTCCTGGGAACGAACCACTTCTGCGGCAAACAAGGACTCGACTTCTACACTGAACTCAAAACGGTCGTTTCTTACTGGAGACAAAGCGATGTGTCGCACACGAAAGCTGCCGTATCTATGCCTACTCAACAGTAA
- the LOC134747899 gene encoding deoxyribonuclease-2-alpha: MYRLCFIVVLLYVSDCDGSAQQCRNDRGDPVDWFYIYKLPKEKNHLNPLVRKGVAYMYLTPSQLRQGWIMSDLSIANPNSMLGRTLQPMYQSKNTMTVLYNDQPPSNENAPDILQNVAEMYSKRKKGQMKFTEPSVKKYKKFKLGDKYYDDYDLAEMCKMHTKFLKNRVEKGHTKGVIMGDKFTSLWLVHSVPRFPPVPDGRGMNLTSYSYPQTGTKYGQSMLCMSVQTATVNQIAKQLKYNEPLVVYSQIPTEYENELSTLVEVVNNKTVDASPWYHIESFETLAGRKFLSFAKSAMFNDDLYSGLVAEVLQSDLLVESWTNGPGTLDSECNRNFQVRNIERLKFPLARMSFTSHHDHSKWTVAVAHKMHNSQDTKVADYWVCVGDINRALPQESRGGGTVCTSGPILWGNFAHLIESVQSC; encoded by the exons ATGTATCGCTTGTGTTTTATCGTGGTTCTTTTATATGTGTCTGATTGTGATGGTTCAGCTCAACAATGTAGGAATGATAGAGGCGACCCAGTTGACTG GTTTTACATATACAAGTTACCTAAAGAAAAGAATCATTTAAATCCCCTGGTCCGGAAAGGGGTAGCCTACATGTACCTGACTCCGTCACAACTGCGCCAAGGTTGGATCATGTCCGACTTGTCCATTGCCAATCCCAACTCCATGTTGGGCAGGACACTGCAGCCTATGTACCAG TCAAAGAACACTATGACCGTTTTGTACAACGACCAGCCACCATCTAATGAGAATGCGCCAGATATTCTGCAAAATGTAGCTGAAATGTATTCAAAGCGTAAAAAAG GTCAAATGAAGTTCACGGAACCTTCAGTAAAGAAGTACAAGAAGTTTAAGCTGGGCGACAAGTATTACGACGACTACGACCTGGCCGAGATGTGCAAAATGCACACTAAATTCCTGAAGAATAGGGTCGAGAAAGGCCACACGAAGGGCGTGATTATGGGAGACAAGTTTACCTCGCTGTGGCTGGTGCATTCTGTGCCGAGGTTCCCTCCGGTGCCTGATG GTCGCGGCATGAACCTGACCAGCTACAGCTACCCACAAACCGGTACGAAGTATGGACAGTCGATGCTCTGCATGTCGGTTCAAACCGCCACCGTAAACCAGATAGCCAAGCAGCTGAAATACAACGAGCCGCTGGTGGTTTACAGCCAAATACCTACGGAATACGAGAATGAGCTATCGACGTTGGTTGAGGTGGTCAACAATAAGACTGTTGACGCTTCTCCTTG GTACCACATAGAGAGCTTCGAAACCCTAGCCGGACGCAAGTTCCTCTCGTTCGCGAAGAGTGCCATGTTCAACGACGACTTATACAGTGGCTTAGTGGCCGAGGTTTTGCAGTCAGACTTGCTGGTGGAGTCCTGGACTAATGGGCCTGGCACCTTGGACTCGGAGTGCAATAGGAACTTTCA AGTGCGGAACATAGAGCGCCTAAAGTTTCCCCTGGCTCGTATGTCTTTCACGTCTCACCACGACCACTCGAAATGGACGGTCGCCGTCGCGCACAAGATGCACAACAGCCAGGACACCAAGGTGGCTGACTACTGGGTCTGCGTGGGAGACATCAATAGGGCG TTACCACAAGAATCCCGGGGCGGCGGGACCGTTTGTACTTCGGGACCGATTTTATGGGGAAATTTCGCTCATTTAATTGAGTCAGTCCAATCATGTTGA
- the LOC134747893 gene encoding deoxyribonuclease-2-alpha-like isoform X1 has translation MNFILIYLFGSLLECYKGYMIQNGYIGQHCRDGNKPVAWWYIYKPPAGVVHPSGQNFSFLTPDTEGRWIQSLYGITEADMLSKTLMPDYKQRSYMDRGGRAMAIFESRHGAPGSSARGVVMADQDGGFLLTHTVPGFPQKSRSLSLFPFEELESGHLLACISLDFSALNKVARAIKEVASNITYSYMPETLAHLLPEWNFDRPLLTLSPFRLRPSIYSLIRVNRTSTGEIPLPLEAPFYDNNSGPVEAVLVARPPGVKSCIYSSFAARQLVMLNVYGQSRSTFLTTTCSQSFGVRNIDSISFKYEGVDGPSGPVHYVPTKSTDYTWFAVSTAAHWQQRGKGPRQFWVCTSLVDKEDVTGEGGLLLCLQNYNLWVAFDNLKVTEPSCD, from the exons atgaattttatattaatttatttattcggaAGTTTACTGGAGTGCTACAAAGGATATATGATTCAGAACGGCTACATAGGCCAACATTGTCGCGATGGAAACAAGCCTGTGGCTTG GTGGTACATATACAAGCCTCCAGCGGGCGTGGTCCATCCCAGCGGACAGAACTTCAGTTTCTTAACGCCTGACACGGAGGGCCGGTGGATACAGTCGCTTTACGGCATCACTGAGGCCGACATGCTGAGTAAAACTTTGATGCCCGACTACAAG CAGCGTTCATACATGGACCGCGGTGGCAGAGCCATGGCCATATTCGAGTCTCGTCATGGCGCGCCCGGGTCTTCGGCACGCGGGGTCGTGATGGCAGATCAGGATGGCGGGTTCCTGCTGACGCATACTGTGCCCGGGTTTCCGCAGAAATCCA GATCACTTTCCTTGTTCCCATTCGAGGAGCTGGAAAGCGGACACTTACTAGCTTGCATCTCTCTGGATTTTAGCGCTCTGAACAAGGTCGCTCGAGCCATAAAAGAGGTCGCATCGAACATCACATACTCATACATGCCCGAAACGCTGGCCCATTTACTACCGGAATGGAACTTCGACCGACCTTTGCTGACTCTGTCTCCATTCAGGCTACGGCCATCGATATATTCTCTTATACGAGTAAATAGAACTAGTACGGGGGAGATCCCTCTGCCCTTAGAGGCTCCGTTCTACGATAACAATAGTGGTCCTGTGGAAGCGGTGTTGGTGGCCAGGCCGCCGGGAGTGAAGAGTTGTATCTACTCTTCGTTTGCAGCGCGGCAACTAGTCATGCTGAATGTGTATGGTCAATCGAGAAGCACGTTTCTTACTACGACTTGCAGTCAAAGCTTTGG CGTCCGCAACATTGACTCAATCTCCTTTAAATACGAAGGTGTCGATGGGCCCTCAGGCCCTGTCCACTACGTGCCGACCAAAAGCACCGACTACACCTGGTTCGCCGTCAGCACGGCAGCACATTGGCAGCAAAGAGGCAAGGGCCCGCGGCAGTTCTGGGTGTGCACCAGCCTGGTGGATAAGGAGGATGTTACGGGAGAAGGGGGCTTGTTGTTGTGCTTGCAGAATTACAATTTGTGGGTGGCGTTTGATAACTTGAAGGTTACTGAGCCCTCTTGCGATTAA
- the LOC134747893 gene encoding deoxyribonuclease-2-alpha-like isoform X2: MNFILIYLFGSLLECYKGYMIQNGYIGQHCRDGNKPVAWWYIYKPPAGVVHPSGQNFSFLTPDTEGRWIQSLYGITEADMLSKTLMPDYKRSYMDRGGRAMAIFESRHGAPGSSARGVVMADQDGGFLLTHTVPGFPQKSRSLSLFPFEELESGHLLACISLDFSALNKVARAIKEVASNITYSYMPETLAHLLPEWNFDRPLLTLSPFRLRPSIYSLIRVNRTSTGEIPLPLEAPFYDNNSGPVEAVLVARPPGVKSCIYSSFAARQLVMLNVYGQSRSTFLTTTCSQSFGVRNIDSISFKYEGVDGPSGPVHYVPTKSTDYTWFAVSTAAHWQQRGKGPRQFWVCTSLVDKEDVTGEGGLLLCLQNYNLWVAFDNLKVTEPSCD, encoded by the exons atgaattttatattaatttatttattcggaAGTTTACTGGAGTGCTACAAAGGATATATGATTCAGAACGGCTACATAGGCCAACATTGTCGCGATGGAAACAAGCCTGTGGCTTG GTGGTACATATACAAGCCTCCAGCGGGCGTGGTCCATCCCAGCGGACAGAACTTCAGTTTCTTAACGCCTGACACGGAGGGCCGGTGGATACAGTCGCTTTACGGCATCACTGAGGCCGACATGCTGAGTAAAACTTTGATGCCCGACTACAAG CGTTCATACATGGACCGCGGTGGCAGAGCCATGGCCATATTCGAGTCTCGTCATGGCGCGCCCGGGTCTTCGGCACGCGGGGTCGTGATGGCAGATCAGGATGGCGGGTTCCTGCTGACGCATACTGTGCCCGGGTTTCCGCAGAAATCCA GATCACTTTCCTTGTTCCCATTCGAGGAGCTGGAAAGCGGACACTTACTAGCTTGCATCTCTCTGGATTTTAGCGCTCTGAACAAGGTCGCTCGAGCCATAAAAGAGGTCGCATCGAACATCACATACTCATACATGCCCGAAACGCTGGCCCATTTACTACCGGAATGGAACTTCGACCGACCTTTGCTGACTCTGTCTCCATTCAGGCTACGGCCATCGATATATTCTCTTATACGAGTAAATAGAACTAGTACGGGGGAGATCCCTCTGCCCTTAGAGGCTCCGTTCTACGATAACAATAGTGGTCCTGTGGAAGCGGTGTTGGTGGCCAGGCCGCCGGGAGTGAAGAGTTGTATCTACTCTTCGTTTGCAGCGCGGCAACTAGTCATGCTGAATGTGTATGGTCAATCGAGAAGCACGTTTCTTACTACGACTTGCAGTCAAAGCTTTGG CGTCCGCAACATTGACTCAATCTCCTTTAAATACGAAGGTGTCGATGGGCCCTCAGGCCCTGTCCACTACGTGCCGACCAAAAGCACCGACTACACCTGGTTCGCCGTCAGCACGGCAGCACATTGGCAGCAAAGAGGCAAGGGCCCGCGGCAGTTCTGGGTGTGCACCAGCCTGGTGGATAAGGAGGATGTTACGGGAGAAGGGGGCTTGTTGTTGTGCTTGCAGAATTACAATTTGTGGGTGGCGTTTGATAACTTGAAGGTTACTGAGCCCTCTTGCGATTAA
- the LOC134747895 gene encoding uncharacterized protein LOC134747895 has translation MDTLTWLSLGLQLAALCSIVGALLLYLLRKVRVGEVLPADSAKTVLVTSVDTALGLQIATYLSGRGWRVIAGCRQGGLGARLAESWLQAHVASTPEDQPPPRLATVELDVAREDLLEEAARATAQHLPAGEHGIWAVINTAGSSGRGGASCWESALRTNVLGALRVARTFAPLLAAAAVDHPHAGRLFYIGLTSDTDCESLSRGDDGGAGAAAARWGVWGAARALRASLKAQALHVVLLHAPDLSAAEIYSPPAQLTVPSQPASRPDTPSSDVSSSTTCAVTMPGEATEYSAKVLPTSALKLLEEALTTPAPRDTYYLKMKHDSWFTRMPSLRVTH, from the exons ATGGACACGCTAACATGGTTGTCGTTGGGGCTGCAGTTGGCAGCGCTTTGCTCGATCGTGGGCGCCCTGCTTTTGTACCTGCTGCGGAAGGTCCGCGTGGGTGAGGTGCTGCCCGCGGACAGCGCCAAGACTGTGCTTGTCACGAGCGTGGACACCGCGCTGGGCTTGCAG ATCGCAACTTACCTCAGCGGCCGCGGCTGGCGCGTGATCGCAGGCTGCCGGCAAGGAGGCCTTGGGGCCAGGCTAGCAGAATCCTGGTTGCAAGCCCATGTGGCCTCAACTCCTGAGGACCAACCGCCACCGCGCTTAGCGACTGTTGAGTTGGATGTCGCCAGGGAAGACTTATTAGAGGAAGCGGCGAGAGCTACAGCACAGCATTTACCGGCCGGAGAACACG GAATATGGGCAGTGATTAACACGGCGGGCAGCAGCGGGCGCGGCGGTGCCTCGTGCTGGGAGAGCGCGCTGCGAACGAACGTGCTCGGCGCGCTGCGCGTTGCGCGAACATTCGCACCGTTGCTCGCTGCTGCAGCGGTCGACCACCCGCACGCTGGCCGCTTGTTCTACATTG GCCTGACATCGGATACGGACTGCGAGAGCCTATCGCGCGGCGACgacggcggcgcgggcgcggccgcgGCGCGCTGGGGCGTTtggggcgccgcgcgcgccctcAGGGCTTCGCTGAAGGCCCAGGCACTCCATGTGGTGCTCCTGCACGCACCGGACTTGTCCGCTGCGGAGATATACTCGCCGCCGGCGCAGCTGACTGTTCCGAGCCAGCCGGCTAG CCGGCCAGACACTCCGAGCTCGGACGTGAGCTCCTCCACCACGTGCGCGGTCACCATGCCGGGCGAGGCCACCGAGTACAGCGCCAAGGTGCTCCCCACCAGCGCCCTCAAACTGCTCGAGGAGGCCCTCACCACCCCCGCGCCCAGAGACACCTACTACCTGAAGATGAAGCACGACTCCTGGTTCACTAGGATGCCGTCTTTGAGAGTCACGCATTAG